GCCAGACCTTGAGGTCCTTGAGACTGCCTGCCATGTAGAGTAAAGTCGAGGCAGTCGCGCCGCCCACCGCCATCCATTCTGCGCCGGATGGACCGAAGTTGGGCCGCGGCGTGACCCGCACCAAAGACCGGCCCCGAAGCTTGCACGCCCCCGGGCCTTGTGATAATTTTCACAAGCTCCCACCATCCCTTTCGACGCACTCCTTTCGACCACCCCGTATGGCTACCGAGACGACGCTTCGCCCCGGCGAGATCAAGGACATCCTGCTCCGCGAGATCGATGCTGCTGATCTCCATTCGCTCGATGTCGAAGAGGTCGGTTCCGTTCTCGAGGTGAAGGACGGCATCGCCCGCATCTACGGCCTCATGAAGGCCATGGCCGGCGAGATGCTCGAGATCACCTCGTCCGAGACCGGCAACAAGATCACCGCGCTCGCGCTCAATCTCGAAGAAGACAACATCGGCGCGGTCATCCTGGGCGACTACCTCCAGCTTCGTGAAGGCGACGACGTCCGCCGCACGGCCCGCGTGCTCGAGGTGCCCGTCGGCCCCGCGCTCATCGGCCGCGTCGTCGACGCCCTCGGCCGCCCGATCGACGGCCGCGGCGAGATCGCCGCCGCCACGCAGCGAAAGGTCGAATCGCAAGCCCCCGGCATCATCGTTCGCCAGCCCGTGAAAGAGCCGCTCCAGACGGGGCTCAAGGCCATCGACTCCATGATCCCGATCGGCCGCGGACAGCGCGAGCTGATCATCGGCGACCGCGGCACCGGCAAAACCGCCATCGCGGTGGACACGATCATCAATCAGAAGGGCACGGGCGTCATCTGCGTGTATGTCGCCATCGGACAGAAAGCGTCCACCGTCGCCTCGGTGCTCGAGCGCCTCAAGGACGCCGGCGCCATGGAGTACACGATCATCGTCGCAGCCACGGCGTCCGACCCGGCGCCCATGCAGTACATCGCGCCCTATACGGGCTGCGCCATGGCCGAGTACTTCATGTACAACGAGGGCAAGCCCACGCTGTGCGTGTACGACGACCTGTCCAAGCAGGCCGCGGCGTACCGCCAACTCTCGCTCGTGCTGCGGCGTCCGCCGGGCCGCGAGGCGTACCCGGGCGACGTGTTCTATCTCCACTCCCGCCTGCTCGAACGCGCCGCCAAGCTCCGCGAAGACGAGGGCGTGGTGGACGGCAGAACGATCCTCAAACCCGGCGGCTCGCTCACCGCGCTGCCGATCATCGAGACGCAGGCCGGCGACGTGTCGGCCTACATCCCGACCAACGTCATCTCGATTACCGACGGCCAGATCTTCCTCGAGGCCGACCTGTTCTTCGCCGGCGTGCGGCCGGCCATCAACGTCGGCATCTCGGTGTCGCGCGTGGGCGGCTCGGCGCAGATCAAGGCCATGAAGTCGGTGGCCGGCCGGTTGCGCCTCGACCTCGCGCAGTACCGCGAACTCGAAGCGTTCGCCTCGTTCGCCTCCGATCTCGACGCCGCGACCAAGCGCCAGCTCGACCGC
The window above is part of the Gemmatimonadaceae bacterium genome. Proteins encoded here:
- the atpA gene encoding F0F1 ATP synthase subunit alpha, translated to MATETTLRPGEIKDILLREIDAADLHSLDVEEVGSVLEVKDGIARIYGLMKAMAGEMLEITSSETGNKITALALNLEEDNIGAVILGDYLQLREGDDVRRTARVLEVPVGPALIGRVVDALGRPIDGRGEIAAATQRKVESQAPGIIVRQPVKEPLQTGLKAIDSMIPIGRGQRELIIGDRGTGKTAIAVDTIINQKGTGVICVYVAIGQKASTVASVLERLKDAGAMEYTIIVAATASDPAPMQYIAPYTGCAMAEYFMYNEGKPTLCVYDDLSKQAAAYRQLSLVLRRPPGREAYPGDVFYLHSRLLERAAKLREDEGVVDGRTILKPGGSLTALPIIETQAGDVSAYIPTNVISITDGQIFLEADLFFAGVRPAINVGISVSRVGGSAQIKAMKSVAGRLRLDLAQYRELEAFASFASDLDAATKRQLDRGARTVEVLKQGQFQPMPVEQQVMIIYAVTNGFLDDVETTHIRDWELGFHEYMSASHPQIGEKLRTQKALTKELEADLKAAIGAYKQTAGTGKPRFTAASL